In a single window of the Prinia subflava isolate CZ2003 ecotype Zambia chromosome 3, Cam_Psub_1.2, whole genome shotgun sequence genome:
- the LOC134548510 gene encoding somatotropin-like, with product MDSDCDIPQDMGSLFSPLAIAMITLGLQWPQQAATFPAIPLSSLFANAVLRAQHLHLLAAETYKEFERTYIPEDQRHTNKNSQAAFCYSETIPAPTKKDDAQQKSDIELLQFSLVLIQSWLTPVQYLSKMFTNNLVFGTSDRVYEKLKDLEEGIQALMRHLQDQSPWGSQILKATYEKFDIHLRSEDALLQNYGLLSCFKKDLHKVETYLKVMKCRHYGEGNCTI from the exons ATGGACAGTGACTGTGACATTCCCCAGGACATGG GGTCATTGTTCTCTCCTCTTGCCATTGCCATGATCACCCTGGGACTGCAGTGGCCACAACAAGCTGCCACCTTCCCGGCCATACCTCTTTCCAGCCTGTTTGCCAATGCTGTGCTGAGGGCTCAGCACCTTCACCTCCTGGCTGCTGAGACATACAAGGAGTTT GAACGCACCTATATTCCAGAGGACCAAAGACACACAAACAAGAATTCCCAGGCAGCATTTTGTTACTCGGAaaccatccctgctcccacgAAGAAGGATGATGCCCAGCAGAAATCA GACATCGAGCTTCTTCAGTTTTCCCTTGTTCTCATCCAGTCCTGGCTGACCCCGGTGCAGTACCTAAGCAAGATGTTCACAAACAATTTGGTTTTTGGCACCTCAGACAGAGTGTATGAAAAACTAAAGGACCTGGAAGAAGGGATCCAGGCTCTGATGAGG CATCTGCAGGACCAAAGCCCATGGGGTTCCCAGATCCTCAAAGCCACTTATGAGAAATTTGACATCCACCTGCGCAGTGAGGATGCACTGCTGCAGAACTATGGCTTGCTCTCCTGCTTCAAGAAGGACCTGCACAAGGTGGAGACCTACCTGAAGGTGATGAAGTGCCGGCACTATGGAGAGGGGAACTGCACCATTTGA